The Musa acuminata AAA Group cultivar baxijiao chromosome BXJ2-2, Cavendish_Baxijiao_AAA, whole genome shotgun sequence genome contains the following window.
GGACCAACCATTGATAAAGATTAGCTGTGAGATCTTCTTCAACCTTGGATCCACTCTTCAAAGAAGAATGCACTGATCTGTCTCCATGGCCAAGAGAAACAAAAAGATAGATAGCTTTGAGGAGTACTTTTAAGTCGACAGATGACAGCAGTGCTGTAGGCACTCACAAATGCCACCAAAACAGAGTCGATATCGATGAAAGCAACGCATCACTTTCCATGTTCCTACTGCTATTGCATCGTAGACCAAGTTCGGATTCGGAGTCTATAAATAGAATCCGATATCGATGGTCGGAGTGTAATATGAATTTGTTTTCTTACCTGTTCCCTTTACTCGAATAACTACCGTCCTTGTGATAGGGCTACCAAGGGGTCTGCGGGACCCGCTTACGACACGCAAGTGCGACCTCAACGTGTATGAAGAGTGTGCTTTTTGGTCTTATAAATACCGTAACGTGTTTTAGCCACCCAGCAGTGCTTGGGAACCAAAACGAAGTTTAAGGTCTTCTTTTTCTCTACGCTCTTCGCTTCTTGGATTCGGAGAAGGGAAGGATCGCCGTGAGCGAAGCGTCGGGATGAGAGGGGGCAGACGGCCGATCTACGCGGTGGCGGCATGGGTGAGGCGGCAGCCGTCAAAGGTGAAGGCGTTCCTGGGCGTGGTGGCGGGCATGGCAGCCCTCGTATTCCTCCGATTCATCGTCCACGACCACGACAACCTCTTCGTTGCGGCTGAGGCTGTTCACGCCATTGGAATCTCCGTCCTCATCTACAAGCTTACCAAGGAGAGGACCTGTGCCGGTGCCTGCCTTGTCTTCccatttcttttgttgttttattTTGATCTGTTATGGATGCAAGAAATTGGCTTTCAAGTCATTGAATCTGATAAATTCGTATCTTGTTTTGCTATTGTGTGCTTGATTTGTTTTTGGATGGAGCAGTGAGAAGGCGGATTCTGAAAATTTTTAGATTCAAGTTACAGATGCCCTATATATGATGAACAGAAagatatttgcccttcccttctgATGGAACATATGGGCTGAGGGAGGATTTGATTTTTCGTTGAGGGTTCTGATTTAGTTAAGAGTTCATCTTATTTAGATTGATTGTTAACATTTGGGTTTTGATATGGAAGTTCAAGGGAGACTTTTTTGACACTGTCGATAGCACAGAACTATTAGTTGATTGCAAAGTTGAAAAGTTTTGGGGGCAGAAATTACTAAACATACAGAATATGGTTCGTGAGGTAACAGATGATTTCTTCGCTGATCACCAACTGAAATCCGTGAGAATCAAATGAATTCGACTACAGATATGCATCTAAATAACAAGGTAATTCCAGTTAATAATTTCTGGATCAAAGTAGCTAAGTTTGTAAAATGTCAACAAACAGTAGGTGGGAACTTCAGAGATGACATCTAAAGAGTCATGGTTTTTTGTATTATAAAGATCTGATTCAGACTAATGAAATTACAACTATCAGAGTCAAACTATAGGTACCAGATTTATTTGCTTGTGCTGGTGCCTTTTCCTTCAGGATATAAAGTTTGAGTAAACAGGCACCTTGTGTAATGTTTAGGTGCTTGTGTTCTATGATGACTCATAATCTTATTGCGTATATTGCATAAGGACTAACCTAATTTAGTAAGAAGATGAAAGAAAGACTGTGGGTGGTTGATGATGAGTCTAGAGCAACTTTTCTCGGTCTAACTGAAGCATGGGAATATGAGTAAAAACATATCTGCCTATGACTGATTTTAAAAAGCCTACTTTTGATTTATATGATTTGAGTTTATCAATCTTTTATTGTAAGATTTATGTTTTCCCATGGACTCTTGTTCTATCATTGTTGTTATTCCATCATTTAAAGGGCATATGAGAAGACAGAATTGTGAAATATTTATAAGAAGTCGAACTGAGTTGTCTGATGCAAGTGCTCTATATTATTTTGGTTCTTTGCCTTTAATTGTATAGGAAATTGTGTTGCTTGTGTCTTGGGAGTCCGTTGtgcatttcaaagtaaattaactttgattttttttttcttggaatttgGAAGATCCTCTTTCAGGGCATCAAATACTGTCTGAAAAACAGAACTTTCTAACTTTGTAGTTTATTCACATGCATCTTCAAATAGTTGATTGTTTTAAGGTTAATCAAgatatatatgtattatgtaaATGTGAAGCTGTTTCTTATTTCTTCTTACTGTACTTAAATGGATTAAATTATCACTTTCTTTTTTGTGGCTTTATATTTCACGTTATTTACTACAATGACTACATTGCAGGCCTTTCGTTGAAGTCCCAGGACTTAACAGCTTTGTTTTTAGCTGTCAGAATGTATTGCAGCTTTGTTATGGAATATGATATACACACTGTGCTAGATACCGCCACACTTGCTACTACCCTTTGGGTCATTTACATGATTAGATTTAAACTGAAGTCAAGTTACATGGAGGATAAGGACAACTTTGCTATATATTATGTggtaagatatctcttttgtgtCCAATAAGTACTCTAAATTAAagctataattttattttacttgGATAGTTTGTATATGATTGATGAATTTGTTCTTCAATTGCTTTTTCTTCAATTTCAATTGGTTTGTATAAGAAAACATGCTTATAAGCACTATAATATTTTCTTCGGGTAAATATGAACACTATTATATGGTGTTATAATTTCATACCTTCTATTGAGTGCATTCTTTCTTTGATGAAATAAGGACATTTCTGAGAGAATATAGAGGATAAAGAAGTAATGAGAAGGGCTAGAAAAGAACAATGGAGAGAGAAATTTGATAAGCTAAATTTTGATGCCTAGAGACCCTACAAAACCTTTATTTATAACTTTTGACCTTTGCTCTTTCTTATGTTTATGCAATATGAGACTAAACTAGAGCTTACATGCACACAAGAAAATTCAGTCTCATATCTTCTCAAAGAGGATCTTAGTACTCTCAGAAATTGACTGTTTAACTATAAAAATATCTAGCCATACCTATACTAAAACATATTAGGAATTTTAAAGACATAAaacactcctaataggactcctcttTAGTCCAAGTGGAACTAGTACTTCTCTTCAGCACTCAGTTTGGTCTTGACTTGGGTTCAATCTCCGTAGGTTTGATTTGGATGTGATTTAACATGGGCTACTTTAGTATGGTGACATTAGTAGACTCACCCACGTGTTGAGTGGTCAAATTAAAGATCTAGGCTAGCCTATTTAGGTTGCAAGGAACTGTCTTCTGTAGAGCCTTTTGATTAATGGAGTCACTTGTTAgtagaatgttaaatcatgacaTGTGATCAAAATTCAGAAGATTCATCTTAAGCGAAAATTATACATGTGGCTTTTCTTCCTAACATCTTTTAAGCTAAATGCTATGTAAAAAGGTTGGGTTTAAAATACCATGGTTCGCCTTACTTGTCCGTATTGGTGTACTGACCAGCTGTCGGTATGGTTTTGATTTATAAGATTATAACTTGATTGAGTTCTGCTTCCATTATGTGATTATAGGTGGTGCCTTGTGCTTTGTTAGCCCTTGCAGTTCATCCTTCAACCTCACATAATATCTTCAATAGGATTTGTTGGGCCTTTTGTGTTTATTTGGAAGCTGTTTCAGTGTTGCCACAGCTACGTTTGATGCAAAACACAAAGGTACAACTTGAGATCTGAGAACCTTGTACATCTTTGAATCGATATATTCTTACTGTATCAGAAAACATGCTTTGCAGATTGTAGAACCATTCACAGCTCACTATGTTTTTGCTCTTGGGGTTGCAAGATTTCTGAGTTGTGCTCACTGGGTCCTTCAGGTTTGGTTTGTTGTGAAACTTGTTTTACAGTAATGTTATTCATACTTAAATTCTGACAGGCTTCATGTGATTCATGTTACTAATTATCACCCATGTATGTTCAACAGTAATTTTCTTAAACATAATCATGATCATAGGATGATAATATACTATTTGTTTAGCATTATAGAGGTAAAAAAAAATGAAGGGAAGGAACTCCTAGCTTGCAAGACTATTTATTTATTGGGAAACATGGATTCATACACTAATAAATTGTCTCTTTTGTTGTCCTCTTATTATGTTGCTTAAATTCATAAGATAGTAAAGTCTTGTTGCTCTTTGAGACCTTAGTGCCATATTGTGGTTACAAGGTTTGCCTTCATACAACATTCTACCATGTGTATCTGGTTATGAAAGAAGGTAACAAGAAGTCTAGGGACCTTGTTGAACATCTCAGTCTTGATAAAATGGGTTGTCAAGGCAACTTGGATGGAGGTTGTGCTCGGAATTTGTAACTGGTTGGAGGTGAGACATGGTTTTCGTGGTTTTTGGATGTGTCAATCTGGTGGTAGATGTAGCTGAAAATAGAAAGAACAAGCAAGAGGATCATTGGTTCTCCCCATCGTCTCTTCTCCCTCTTGTTTACTAGTGTTGCCTCAGCAACAAATTGTCATACTCGACTAGGCAAAACATTGTGTGAACATCacatttcttttatttattatttttgttatataaTTTATCCCTACTTGTAACTGAATCAGATCAAATAATCatataatgaaatagtaagaacaCTTTTGTTATTATTGTGTTATTCTCTCTGTGTAACCCTAGTCTTTTTTCCATAAAACTATCAGTATTTACACTTTCAGCTAAAGGGAAatatttaataaatgaaaatCCATACAACATCATGCTCAGACAGTTTACTTTGGTCAAGTTTGATGTGCTGGTCCTGTTTCTAATTATACTATCAGTATTTAGACTTTCAGCTAAAGGgcaatattaattaataaaaatctatacAACATTTTGTTCATACAGTTAACTTTAGTCAAGTTTGATATGCTGTTCTGTTTCTCATGAAATCGTGATTACGATGATCCATGTGCCATTTGTGCCTTGTTTCTCATGCAGCTAAGTTGGTATGAGTTAAATATGGGCCTTTTTTTCCATATATATGTCCTAAAATGCCTAGATCTATGTGTATATTGTTTGAGTTATCTGCTATTTTCAGGTTTATAGTTAATGTAGTCTGAAATAAGTTTCATTAGTGTTGCCTTCGAGTTGCTTAGACAATTTTCACTTGGAATCTCTCTCCTAAAATTCAAAGGGTTTTGATGAAAAAAAGGAAGAACATAAATGTTCTTTAAGCAACTGGGAAAAAAActtaagtttgtgaaataaacaaCAAGAACATGAATAACTATTTTGGAGGGATTTATGTAGATGTAAACATCTCAAAGATGAATTATCTGGAGACCCTTGCATATGTTACCATGTAGATTTGCTTAGTTATTTAAAATCTAGTATGAGATGAAAGGGATAGGCCGTTTGATGAGTCAGGCAAAAGAAGCCTTTGACAATTAgttccattaaaaaaaaaagaaaaaaaaaagctagcTTCTTTGCCAGTTGTACTCTAACAGTTAACATGTCTTAAAGCAAACAAATGATTCATTTACAGGTCCTAGATACTCAAGGACGCTTGTTGACAGCTTTGGGCTATGGTTTGTGGCCATCAATGGTTCTCCTTGCTGAAATTGTGCAAACTTTCATCCTAGCTGATTTTTGTTACTATTATGTGAAGAGGTAATACAGCTTTTCTCGTTGTAGATTTTTGTATGCGATTTAATTTTCAGTCTCTAATTCTGCTTTTGCATCATCTTATATTTCTCCTGCAGTCTTGTTGGTGGTCAACTTGTGCTACGGCTTCCTTCTGGCGTAGTGTGACCCTCTGCACATATCAGTTTGAATTAACACACGACGAATCTATCGTCTTCTCAATACTTCAATGCCTCTTCTCTCATGAGAGGCCTGCTTTGTGGCATCCTAAGTTATGAAGTAGTCATTTTCATGCgtagcaagattttctttctttaaAGTGGTTAGAGATGGATTGTTAATGTGAGCGCCTATGGGATACATAATGGTGGATCTTGGGTTGGACTTTCCTTTTTGAAACATCCGATTGTTAGATTGTTAGTTAGCTTTTTCCTGTTGTACTATGCCGTTGGTCTGAAAAGAAACATTGCGAAGCATTGCGCACATTACTGTTTCTTGATAGGACTTGATGTTTTGAATATAATTATCAAACCAATGTGCCTCTACAGCCCTTTTATATAAATAGCTTATTCGGTTTCCGTTCAATAATATAGTTTATGAGCACTGATCAATGCTACGTTTCGTCCCCGTAACCATGACGAGGGACATGACGACACGATCCTCTTCTGCTTCGCTGGCCCTCCTTCCGTTGTCGCCACCAAATGGTCGTCAACCCTCAACAACGCCACCCCGTCAACGTTATCCATTCCTACGTTGTCCATCCCTCGCAGGTCCACCCGCTTCACCGTTTCTTCCCCACGTCCCGTGACTTCCACACCTTTGGCTGTAGCCGTGTCAGCCTTCGAACTGCCGACAGCCGTACCCAATCCCACGCTGTCGCTGACTCAGCTCGCCGTAAATGCGGATAAGCTCTCCACTTCAATTCGGATTCCCATGGTTTTCAACACCTCTATATATCAATTCGTTCGGAAGTTTTCGATTGACATCCCACTTAACCTCACCTCGAACAACTTATTCTCGCCTTGTGTGCCCATGATATCGTCGTCCACCCTCGCTTTCCCCACGCTTCGCATCCGGAGCCCCTCCCTCCCGTcttcgtcgtcgtcctcctcatCTTCCCGTCCTAGCCGTCGCCTACTCTGGCCCCGCTGCGCAACgactgcggtgccaccgccggcagcTGCAGCGACGCTCTACGACGTGCTCGGGATCCCTGCGAGCGCCACGGTCGGGGAGGTCAAGGCGGCGTACCGGCGGCTTGCGCGGGTGTGCCACCCAGACGTGGCCGCGGCTAGCAGGGCCGCGCCCGCGGACGAGTTCATTCGGGTCCATGCCGCCTACGCCACGCTCACCGACCCGGAGAAGCGCGCAGAGTACGACCGCAGGGTAATGGCAGCGGCCGCGTCGTCGATGGCGTCCGCGACCGTGGGGCGGCGGCCCCCGGGGCCGTTCTACTCCTCAAGTCCACGTCGGATGTGGGAGACAGACCAGTGCTGGTAGCTTGGCAGAAGCGGATTGGATAGAATAAGTATGAGATATCCGATCTCCATAGTTGGATAATATGTtttatgctgattttttttcctctttgtaaAATGTAAATATTTAGAATTTTTAAGATATATTAGATACGATACGTATCTTAAATCTAGTATTGACTCTTACGACTGGATGATATCTTGTCGATTTCCATTCATGTTGCGACAAGAATCTCGGAAAAGCAACCGCAGACTCTAACAGGGATTCCGCGCCCAACGTAGAATCTCTTTCACATTAAAAACTTGAAGAAAATTGACCGCAATTCACAAGCAGATCTGCTTAATTTCTTCTTGAAGAACCGAGGAGTAAGAAAATTCTAAGTCGAGAGGCTGAGAGCAGCGGCAAGGGGATTATGAtgccgtagagagagagagagagagagagtaaaaagTATCTGAGATCATTTTGGCTGATGTtttgattaaaaaagaaaaatagtatCATTAATATGTGAgactaaaaagaataaaaatatgaaCCTTAATATAGAAAATGAAAAAATGTCCCTAGAATCTAAGGGATGAGAAAGTTGATGGCAGGAAGCTTCAGACACACTTATATCAACTAGAGTTTCTTAAGTGTATCATTTTAAGATACTAATGCTAAGTAGAATTTTCATATCTCTATTCTAATGGTCAAGATAATTAAATCTAAATGACATGTCTAACTTAGATTTAGATGGACATTTGAAATATAATTGATCTCAAAGGGATATTATTGTAAGTTCACCCACAAAAAAGCACAAATTTTgggtacatttcattttttatgcctcTCGAGCTCACGAAGAACAAGGAGAGCTACCAACGGAGACTTGGCGCAGTGGTGGCGGCGGCAAGTGAGGGATCGAGGAAATAACTGGAAGCAACGAGGGTTACAGAGACGGCAGGTGGATCCGCGCACACTATTCGAGGCCGTGCAAGATGAAGCGGAGGGTCCTCGTCGCGCTCCTCGCCCTCGCCGTCGTTCTTCTCGTCTTCTCCGTCGTTCACAAGGAGGTCTAAGCCGTTCCTCCGTCTCTTTCGGCTCCACTGCCCTCCTTGCCTTTTATTCCCCTTTAGGATCTTGAATTATGTGTTTTCTCTGCTAAGTTTTGTTTTCGATTTCACTTGAACTTGATACCTGGACATGCGCTCTGTCATAATTCTTGATCTTGGTGGTGAATTTGACCAATGATTTGGGTTATCGTGAAGATTGCTGCTTAATTTCTAATATACTTAGTGAATCTTAtcagaaaaaaggaaaattgCTATGAGATTATAACTGGAAGCCTGACGTCTAACGCGACCTAATATCCTTTTGGCATCACCTGACAGTAGTCTTTTCACTTCAGTAATTccttttatttgatctaatttacACGGTGCTGTTTTCAAACACTGCTTAAAAGTTGGTGAGATCACTAGCACATTTCAGTTTTAGCGGATTGACATAAAACAGACATGACACTGTTCTGTGGTTATTTAAAACGTTTGTTTGAACTTGACAATTGAACAAATTATCCTTCTTCACTTTCTTGTCCCTTTGATTTAAGCAATTTCCACTGGCCTATGCAGATGGACCTTTTGTGTGTTCTCTTGCTTTTCTTCTTTGTCGACATTTTTGGGTTTGTTAGTCTATGGTGACAAGCATAATATATGTAATGACAAGTGCAACATAgaaagatgaagatgaagtggattAGTTGAAGGCCTTATGTCTAGAATATTTATAATTCTAATTAGACATGGTCATATTGGGATCTGTCATGGAATATTTGGCCATGTCCACCATTGATAGAACAAACTGAAAGTGGAAACATGGAAAAATTTGATAGAATGCCAATCATGTGGCCAACTTTGCCTTCACCTTTGCATTGCATATCAAGTTGGATTTCCAACCTAAATTGGCGTGATCATTGTAAGACT
Protein-coding sequences here:
- the LOC103971074 gene encoding uncharacterized protein LOC103971074 — protein: MRGGRRPIYAVAAWVRRQPSKVKAFLGVVAGMAALVFLRFIVHDHDNLFVAAEAVHAIGISVLIYKLTKERTCAGLSLKSQDLTALFLAVRMYCSFVMEYDIHTVLDTATLATTLWVIYMIRFKLKSSYMEDKDNFAIYYVVVPCALLALAVHPSTSHNIFNRICWAFCVYLEAVSVLPQLRLMQNTKIVEPFTAHYVFALGVARFLSCAHWVLQVLDTQGRLLTALGYGLWPSMVLLAEIVQTFILADFCYYYVKSLVGGQLVLRLPSGVV
- the LOC135604798 gene encoding chaperone protein dnaJ 11, chloroplastic-like, with amino-acid sequence MISSSTLAFPTLRIRSPSLPSSSSSSSSSRPSRRLLWPRCATTAVPPPAAAATLYDVLGIPASATVGEVKAAYRRLARVCHPDVAAASRAAPADEFIRVHAAYATLTDPEKRAEYDRRVMAAAASSMASATVGRRPPGPFYSSSPRRMWETDQCW